The following proteins are co-located in the Enoplosus armatus isolate fEnoArm2 chromosome 8, fEnoArm2.hap1, whole genome shotgun sequence genome:
- the LOC139288734 gene encoding glucose-6-phosphate 1-dehydrogenase: MGTRASAEKMTNIPLSRSEVFGELRKELHEDEEFHQSDAHIFIIMGASGDLAKKKIYPTLWWLFRDGLLPEQTYFVGFARSDLTVDAIRTSCMPYLKVTDTETDRLSAFFSRNTYISGKYVDESSFSKLDAHILSLPGGTEANRLFYLALPPTVYHDVTKNIRHCCMSTKGWNRVIVEKPFGHDLQSSEELSTHLSSLFTEEQIYRIDHYLGKEMVQNLMVLRFGNRIFGPIWNRDSVACVVLTFKEPFGTQGRGGYFDDFGIIRDVMQNHLLQMLCLVAMEKPASTSSDDVRDEKVKVLKCIAPVSMSDVVLGQYVGDPEGEGDAKLGYLDDPTVPKGSTQATYTSAVLYVHNERWDGVPFILRCGKALNERKAEVRLQFTDVPGDIFGNQCRRNELVVRVQPNEAVYAKMMSKKPGVYFSPEETELDLTYKSRYKDVKLPDAYERLILDVFCGSQMHFVRSDELREAWRIFTPLLHQIDREKPKPIPYKYGSRGPTEADNLAKRVGFRYEGTYKWVNPHRL, from the exons ATGGGAACTCGAGCGAGCGCTG AAAAAATGACCAACATCCCCCTCTCACGCTCTGAGGTGTTTGGGGAGCTGAGGAAGGAGCTGCATGAAGATGAAGAGTTCCATCAGTCCGACGCtcacatcttcatcatcatgggAGCATCG GGAGATCTGGCTAAGAAGAAAATCTACCCAACTCTATG GTGGTTGTTCAGAGACGGCCTCCTTCCCGAGCAGACGTATTTTGTGGGCTTTGCTCGCTCTGACTTGACAGTGGACGCCATTCGGACTTCTTGCATGCCATACCTGAAG GTGACAGATACGGAAACAGATCGGTTGTCAGCCTTCTTCAGCAGGAACACGTACATCAGTGGGAAATATGTAGATGAGAGTTCCTTCTCCAAACTCGACGCACACATCCTATCTCTGCCCGGAGGAACTGAGGCAAACCGTCTCTTCTACCTGGCGCTGCCACCCACCGTCTACCATGATGTTACCAAGAACATCAGGCACTGCTGCATGAGCACAAA AGGCTGGAACCGGGTGATCGTAGAGAAGCCGTTTGGACACGACCTTCAGAGCTCCGAGGAGCTGTccactcacctctcctccctcttcactGAAGAACAGATCTACCGTATAGATCACTACCTGGGCAAGGAAATGGTGCAGAACCTCATGGTGCTCAG GTTTGGGAACCGTATCTTCGGGCCGATCTGGAACAGGGACAGTGTGGCCTGCGTTGTTCTCACCTTTAAAGAACCGTTTGGCACTCAGGGACGAGGAGGCTACTTTGATGATTTTGGCATCATCCg CGATGTCATGCAGAACCACTTGCTCCAGATGCTCTgcctggttgccatggagaaacCAGCTTCAACCAGCTCTGATGATGTCAGAGATGAAAAG GTGAAGGTGCTGAAGTGCATCGCTCCAGTGTCCATGTCGGATGTGGTCCTGGGTCAGTATGTGGGGGATCCAGAGGGTGAGGGAGACGCCAAACTGGGTTATCTTGATGACCCCACAGTACCTAAAGGATCAACTCAGGCCACCTACACCAGCGCTGTTCTCTACGTGCACAACGAACGCTGGGATG GTGTTCCTTTCATCCTTCGCTGTGGAAAAGCTCTGAACGAGAGGAAAGCTGAGGTGCGGCTGCAGTTCACAGACGTCCCGggggacatttttggaaatcaGTGCCGCAGGAATGAGCTGGTGGTGCGCGTGCAGCCCAACGAGGCCGTCTATGCCAAGATGATGAGCAAGAAACCTGGCGTGTACTTTAGCCCTGAGGAAACTGAGCTGGACCTCACCTACAAGAGTAGATACAAG GATGTGAAGCTTCCAGACGCTTACGAACGCCTCATCCTGGATGTCTTCTGCGGGAGTCAGATGCACTTCGTACGCAG TGATGAACTAAGGGAAGCATGGAGGATCTTCACACCTCTCCTTCatcagatagacagagagaagcCCAAACCCATTCCTTACAAATATGGAAG ccGTGGCCCGACAGAAGCAGACAACCTCGCAAAGAGAGTTGGATTTCGCTATGAAGGCACTTACAAATGGGTCAACCCTCACAGACTTTAA
- the LOC139288895 gene encoding glycerol-3-phosphate dehydrogenase [NAD(+)], cytoplasmic isoform X1, translating into MAAPKKVCIIGSGNWGSAIAKIVGANAAQNSTFDNSVQMWVFEEMVNGRKLTEIINTDHENVKYLPGHKLPANVLAVPDLVEASSDADILVFVIPHQFIGKVCDTIKGKIKSDALGISLIKGVDEGPDGLKLISDVIQEKLGITMSVLMGANIANEVADEKFCETTIGCKNKNHGALLKELMQTNNFRVTVVEEYDVVEICGALKNIVAVGAGFCDGLGFGDNTKAAVIRLGLMEMIAFARIFCTAGPVSSATFLESCGVADLITTCYGGRNRKVAEAFVKTGKSIEDLEKEMLNGQKLQGPATAAEVYLILKHKNLIDKFPLFNAVYQICYQGLPVSEFISCLQNHPEHM; encoded by the exons GGGTTCTGCCATTGCCAAGATAGTGGGTGCCAATGCTGCTCAGAATTCAACATTTGACAACTCCGTACAAATGTGGGTGTTTGAGGAGATGGTGAACGGGCGCAAACTGACTGAAATAATCAACACTGACCATGAAAATGTGAAGTATCTTCCTGGGCACAAGCTACCAGCAAATGTG CTGGCCGTCCCAGATCTGGTGGAGGCGTCCAGTGATGCAGACATTTTGGTGTTTGTGATCCCGCATCAGTTCATTGGGAAAGTGTGTGACACCATAAAGGGGAAGATAAAGAGTGATGCACTGGGAATATCCCTCATCAAG GGTGTAGACGAGGGGCCTGATGGACTTAAACTCATCTCTGATGTGATCCAGGAGAAGCTTGGCATCACCATGAGTGTGCTGATGGGGGCCAACATTGCCAACGAGGTTGCTGATGAGAAGTTTTGTGAGACCACCATTG GATGTAAGAATAAAAACCACGGGGCTCTCCTGAAGGAACTCATGCAGACCAACAACTTCCGGGTTACTGTAGTAGAGGAGTATGATGTGGTGGAAATCTGTGGAGCCCTGAAG AACATTGTTGCGGTTGGAGCAGGTTTCTGTGACGGTCTGGGCTTTGGTGACAACACGAAGGCAGCAGTGATCCGGTTGGGCCTGATGGAGATGATTGCCTTCGCCCGCATTTTCTGCACTGCTGGGCCCGTGTCCTCTGCAACCTTCCTGGAGAGCTGCGGCGTGGCCGACCTCATCACAACCTGCTATGGCGGCCGCAACCGCAAAGTAGCCGAAGCTTTTGTGAAGACGGGGAAG TCCATTGAGGATCTGGAGAAAGAGATGCTGAACGGTCAGAAGCTGCAGGGACCAGCGACAGCAGCTGAGGTCTATCTCATCCTCAAGCACAAAAACCTAATTGACAA GTTCCCACTGTTCAATGCAGTGTATCAGATCTGCTATCAGGGCCTTCCAGTCTCAGAGTTCATAAGCTGCTTGCAGAACCACCCAgagcacatgtaa
- the LOC139288895 gene encoding glycerol-3-phosphate dehydrogenase [NAD(+)], cytoplasmic isoform X2, translated as MAAPKKVCIIGSGNWGSAIAKIVGANAAQNSTFDNSVQMWVFEEMVNGRKLTEIINTDHENVKYLPGHKLPANVFIGKVCDTIKGKIKSDALGISLIKGVDEGPDGLKLISDVIQEKLGITMSVLMGANIANEVADEKFCETTIGCKNKNHGALLKELMQTNNFRVTVVEEYDVVEICGALKNIVAVGAGFCDGLGFGDNTKAAVIRLGLMEMIAFARIFCTAGPVSSATFLESCGVADLITTCYGGRNRKVAEAFVKTGKSIEDLEKEMLNGQKLQGPATAAEVYLILKHKNLIDKFPLFNAVYQICYQGLPVSEFISCLQNHPEHM; from the exons GGGTTCTGCCATTGCCAAGATAGTGGGTGCCAATGCTGCTCAGAATTCAACATTTGACAACTCCGTACAAATGTGGGTGTTTGAGGAGATGGTGAACGGGCGCAAACTGACTGAAATAATCAACACTGACCATGAAAATGTGAAGTATCTTCCTGGGCACAAGCTACCAGCAAATGTG TTCATTGGGAAAGTGTGTGACACCATAAAGGGGAAGATAAAGAGTGATGCACTGGGAATATCCCTCATCAAG GGTGTAGACGAGGGGCCTGATGGACTTAAACTCATCTCTGATGTGATCCAGGAGAAGCTTGGCATCACCATGAGTGTGCTGATGGGGGCCAACATTGCCAACGAGGTTGCTGATGAGAAGTTTTGTGAGACCACCATTG GATGTAAGAATAAAAACCACGGGGCTCTCCTGAAGGAACTCATGCAGACCAACAACTTCCGGGTTACTGTAGTAGAGGAGTATGATGTGGTGGAAATCTGTGGAGCCCTGAAG AACATTGTTGCGGTTGGAGCAGGTTTCTGTGACGGTCTGGGCTTTGGTGACAACACGAAGGCAGCAGTGATCCGGTTGGGCCTGATGGAGATGATTGCCTTCGCCCGCATTTTCTGCACTGCTGGGCCCGTGTCCTCTGCAACCTTCCTGGAGAGCTGCGGCGTGGCCGACCTCATCACAACCTGCTATGGCGGCCGCAACCGCAAAGTAGCCGAAGCTTTTGTGAAGACGGGGAAG TCCATTGAGGATCTGGAGAAAGAGATGCTGAACGGTCAGAAGCTGCAGGGACCAGCGACAGCAGCTGAGGTCTATCTCATCCTCAAGCACAAAAACCTAATTGACAA GTTCCCACTGTTCAATGCAGTGTATCAGATCTGCTATCAGGGCCTTCCAGTCTCAGAGTTCATAAGCTGCTTGCAGAACCACCCAgagcacatgtaa